CTGGTATGAAATATGAAAAAGTTTAAGATCACATTAGATATCAGGGATGAACAGCAGCTCCAAAATGTATATCTGATTGCAATGTCCTTAAGGTTATCAACAAGGCTGTGTTGCCATGACAAGCGGAGTTTTGGCTGGACTCTGGGATCTGCTGCCCTGCACAAATAAGGAAAAATACGTCTGCAAGCACCTGGCAGAGGGGGCTGTTATAACTGTCCCACCACCAACTGAAACTCCTCCTAAGTGTGCGGAGGGTTGGAATCGAGTGGGAACAAGAAACGTCTGCTCCAAGGTACAACCAGAGTTCACCCTTGTGTTACTTACTAATGCCAACAAAACAAAGTATTAAGTGTTCACTCAGAACTCACAATAACAAAATTTGCTCAATTTAATTGATTTTGGTCAATTTAAGATAAGATGATATGCCACACTTCCTGTCCTGCTGAAATTTACACTTCTTGTCTGTTACTAAGTTTTTTACAGGACCTCGTTCACACGAGAAGACATGGTTCGAAGCCAGGGACTACTGCAAGGCTATTGGAGGAGATCTGCTGAGCATCCACAGTTCTGCTGACCTACTAGTGGGACGGTATAACCAGTATTCTACCCAAAGCAAAGTAGTAGACTTTCAGGATTTGATATGGAACTGAATAATTTATAGCCTATTATAACATCCAGTGTAGACAGAAAAGCATAAAACTGGTTAGCTtcatgtgtgttatgtgtgttgaCACAATACATTGTATCTCAGTAAAACAAGCACATTCCCCTTAATGGTTAGTGTTGATCAAACCAGCATGTTTGAATCTAGTAGTAAGTCACAACTACTTAGCTAGCAGTGTTGTAATGACAGCTTCATCTGCACCTCCTCTACAGAGGAAACACATTTTAGCTGGTGTACAGAAGATTTATTTAACAGGGCATCTACTGTTTAGAAAGTAATTTTAAGTGATTTTTTTGggatgtgtgtatttattgtagCAGTGGTGGAAAAGCATGGATTGGTCTTCATATTCCAGAATCAAGCACTGGTTTTGTTTGGAGTGATGGATCCCCGGTCAGTTAACTGCCTACAAAGTTTTTCTATTTTCCAACAAATTACTCAATATGGGTTTTGTGCTGAAACatatacacaataacaaaatgtcaacattttgtTCACAGGTTAACTTTCAGCACTGGCAGGAGGGAGAACCAAATAACTTTAACAATGCTGAATCTTGTGCTGAATTTGTGATCCATAACTGGGATGAGGAAGGGTCCTGGAATGATTTGAACTGCGAGAGTTTTAATGACTGGCTGTGTCAGATCCGTGCAGGTACTACACACTCATTTTATATCATCTGACTTTAGCCTGAATGCTATCACGCTTCAGTAGTGGAGTGCCCTTCAATCTGCAAGCCATAATCTATACAAATGTCCCGACATGGGATTAGTATCACATTCCGTTACACCTCTGCACAGAACAGTGCTTTAGTTACTGCAATTGTGTGACTGGGGTGTAAAAAGAGTCCCCAGAAATAGATCAGATCCTGCTGTAGCCACCCTGTCATTTCAATGAAACTGATACTTGTGTGCTATTACAGGAGTGACTCCAAATCCACCTCCAAATAACACAATGACAGGTAAGTTGACATAATTTTTGCTTACAATTACTAGAAAAATGATTTCAGATGATTTAATTTTACTAAGATACACTAATAACAACTGCCCTCCTTAAAATCATACATGGTTAGCAGGTGATTTACGTGGTATTATGTTTAATTCCATGACTTGAAGTAAAGACTGGACAGTTGCTCAAACTTATATCAATCTAATATGGTTCTACAATTTTGCAGAGTTTAACACCACTGCAGATGGTTGGCTTGAGTGGAGAGGAAATCAGTATTTCATCAACAGAATGTCAAAGTCAATGGAAGAAGCTCGTCATTACTGTCAGCAGAGACATGGTGACTTGGCATCCATCAACAGTAAAGATGAAAATGTCTTCCTATGGAAACAGGTAGATACATTTGGGATGGCACATGCAAATGTGTCCCATATTGAAGGACGTTTTActaacagtgtttgtgttttttcagatATCCAGAAACTATGGGTCATATTATATTGGTTTGTCAGTGGAGCTTGATGGGTCATTTTGGTGAGTAGAAATAAATGCAATAACTGTGATACAGACACCAGATATTATTAGGCCTGTTGATAATTAGTACTGGTGGTTTTGTCCTGCAGATGTGAAACTTTAATTAAACAAGAATATTTAATTACCACATTCTGCTCATGAagatatttaattttaatgtttcttttatgtCATTCTGTGTGTTCCTAGGTGGATGGATGGCACTCCAGTGTCATTTCAAAGATGGGATGAAAATCAACCTGACTCTAATGCCTTTGACGAGAACTGTGTTCATATGAACTATCACATGGGTGAGTGAGAATGATACACTCACAAACCTTGATCAGCCCTGGGTAGGATGctactttaaaataaaaaaatgctacTCTCTGAATCCTTGCCACAGGCTTTTGGCATACAACTAATTGTGGAAGAGAGCTTCAGTCCATTTGTAAACGGAGAAACGCACCTCCTGCCAACACTACTGTAGCCCCAACAGTTCCCCCTAAAGGTGGCTGCCCACTAACATGGACACAATTTGGCTCAAAGGTAAGAAATCAgacaatatataaaatatataagtCTAAATCCACTGTCCCAATCACCAAAATGTTGCTGCTTCAAATAATACTTCACCAGACTCTactggcaaaaacaaaactttatcTCACTGAACACAGGAGTTACTGGTCTGCCATTCACCTACTGCAGTAGACCAGCAACTCCTGTGTTCAACAAAGAAAAATGGCAATGGCATAATTCCTAAgcctctgtctgagtgtgtgctttTCATCCAAAATCTGACACTAAGGAAGAACCCAATCTTAAGGATGTtctacattattttatttcacattgctcctctccttttttttctacagtgtTACAATATCATTAGTGATAGAAAAGCCACCTGGGAAGAAGCACGTACACAGTGCATTAATATGCGAGGCAATTTGGTCTCAATCCCCACAAGACATGTGCAAGGTCTGTCCATTATATACAAACTTAATCATAATCACAACCATCATAATAATCACACTCCTTACCATAAACATAACAATCATAAACAGCATGTGTAAATATACATTCATGATTTGTCAACCATTAAAATATTATCAATTATGTTATGTTACTTCTTCAGAAATAATGCCTTTAATGATATTTTACTTTAGCCATAAAATTTGATTTGATATTTGTTTTCAAgacttatttgttttttttttgttttaaatgatatTAAGTATCacacaacacataaaaatcagtAAAATGAAATGTAGTAACCGTTTTCTACCTTTAAAATTTTCAGCATTTTTGACCACCAAAATGGCTGATGGTATATCTACTGACCTGTGGATAGGTCTTAATAGTTTAAAACAAGATGGATTTTATTGGACTGATGGAAAATCAAGGCAATACACCAACTGGGGTTATTCTGTAAGTACAAACATCATAGACAAAATGATCACATATGTGCAAATCCTGACTATTTAAACTATTTAAACCACTATCCTCTAGTGGTTTAAATGATCTTGCAACTCTGATGCAGAGGTGTGTCGGCACATTAGTAACGTGGTAGGGCTCTGCTTATGCAGCTTGGAAATATACAAAAGCTTCATTATTGTCTTGATTCTAATAATCCTGGTTCTGCTCTTTAGAAACATCAACGGCGTCCTGGGACCTTTTATCAACGATGGAATGAGGTACATTTTTTAAGATTAACAattaaagaaataataatttgttaagttaataatatttcattttgGATAGAAATTTAAAGAAGATGACGTCAGTCATATTGTACAGAATATATTGTACAGAAGTCTTAACCATTCTTACCATTCTTAATCAGGAAGACTGTGTTGTGATCACCAGCAGCCCCTCATCTGGGATTGGTAAATGGTTTATTAGGTCTTGCAACGACACCAATGGATTCATCTGTCATAAAAATCTTGGTAAGTTCCACCCCAAATCTAAGGCTTTAAAATTCAAAAAATATCTTGTCTAAGCAATGACATATGATCCCCAAAGATCAACTGGCCCTAACATAAGCAGGGATTCCAGGAGTTTGTAGAAGAGTTTTTAGCCTCCACTCGTATTACAGTAAAGATGTTGTTGTGACGGGTACAGTGACTGATTTCAGTTTAAAGTTTTGGACTAAACAGATAGAGATTAGACAGAGATCTTTGTGTACTGAATACAGAAGCTTGTCCTAGAAACAAAATTAAAGCCTGTAAATGTCAAAAAGGCTGTCAGGACATCACCTGATCATCCACGGTCCCTTCTGGTCAGCTTTGCATTACAAATACTGCCCTGACCTTAGTAAACAAAATGCAGGGATaacagtctgtctctctctctaatgGATACTCTCACCCAAGGTCACAGCATCCATTAGAGTGTTCCCAAAATGGGATACATATTGTGATGTAGATGACTGATAAAATGTGGTTTGGTATCCACCCGTGGCAAGAAACCTTCATAACAGAAACACTTTTTGGTACTGTTCTACCGAAAATGAGCTACAAATTTACACTTGCCTTGATCTCCACAGACCCCAATTCCCAGAGTCAGCCAGATGCAATTGACCCCAACATCTATGTACGTCTTGGAAATGACAGCATTAAGGTTTTGAGTCAAAATCTAACCTGGGATGATGCCATGAGACAGTGTGAAGGTGAAAAAGCCAACCTGGCGAGCCTGCGCAATGAGTGGACCCAGGCTTACATTGAGTTGTTGTCTATGAAACTTAAAGCTCCTCTGTGGATTGGACTTAACAAACAGaaggtgtgtgtatatttgtgtagTCACAACAGAATATATGCATTTTGAAAAGGTGTTCTGGttacttttatttaaaatatctaATGAATGTTTGGATATGACATCATTTGCTCCCTCCTTGCTTTCAGACTGGATACTTTAGGTATGTTGACGGCTGGCACCTGAACTTTGCCAGCTGGGGTGAATTTGAGCCAACCAGGGACAagccgtgtgtgtatgtggacgTGGATGGAAAATGGAGGACTGCTTACTGCAACCAGACTATGAAGAGCGTTTGTATGCAGTCAACAGGTAGCGATCATTAGCCTGCGATGTAAAAGAGTCCAGCCCAGCAGCCTCAGTAatctaaatgttttaaaatactTAAAAAAGAGGACATTTTGTGAGTGACTGATCTTCACCATCTCTGTCCTTTGCAGATGTCGCCCCCACAGAGTCCACCATATTCCCAGGACGCTGCCCTGAAGATACAAGTGCAGAGTACTTTCAGAGTTACACCTGGCTGCCTTTTAAGGGTCACTGTTACTTGTTTATTACAGATGAAATTGAATGGGCAGATGCAGCAAGCAGCTGTGTGAGGCATGGTAAGAGACACTGGAGTAAATTTTATAAGAGTAGGTTGAGGGTACGGTGTGCAGTTTAGATCAGTAAAAAATAAGCTAGTAGTCATGATACTGAAAGTGTATTTTGTTGTGAAGGTGGAATGCTGGCTAGCATTGAAGATCCTTCTGAACAGCAATTCCTTAAAAGCAACGTGGAAATATTTCAAGACAGCCACACCTCTTTCTGGATTGGTCTGTATAAAACTTATAAAGGTATGACCACAATCTTTAGATTCAAACAACCAATCAAAGCAGTAATCTGTGTATCATTACTAAAATGTCACTTATAGAACTCATTTTTCAAATGTGGCAACTTGCACATCTATAATGGGTGGCTGTTTGTCTCTAGGGACTTGGTTGTGGTTGGATAAAACGGTCATGGACTACAGTAACTGGGCTCCAGATGAGCCAGATTCTGATTATGGATCGATCAGAACCTCTGATGGAGCTTGGAGCTCAGGTCGCAGATGGCATGACAGATCATACATCTGTAAGACACCAAAAGGTAAGATCATTCATACCCATGAGATTTATATTCCTTcattctttttatttaactgagGACCATGTCTGTACTAAGCTTTTCTGCCAGATTTTGCATTCTCTAAtttacacaaccacaggagggtgcaATGCTTCATATATACCACAAGATTGTCTTGAAATTTAAACActgttgtgaaaaaaaatattttaaatcacTACAGAAATTAGCTTTAGTTGCAGTTATTAGCAGTACCATGTCCTCAACAACCTCATGTAattcaaatttaaaaatgtgagGAATTTTACAAGTATTTATGTAGTGAAAAAATATCCTGATTGGACTGTTGCAGTGCATGTGTTATTATTAGCTAATTCGTGTTCAATAATTATCtgaccagttttttttttattctttctcaCCAGTGATAACCCAAGATCCAGATTCTAAACCAGGTAAGTTTCACTTTATTTCCTTTGTTGTCTAATTTCTAAAAACAATAGtatatttgtattgttttaacTGATACTATCCTGTCTATCACTGCAGAACCTAATAAGCAGGATCCTCGCAGTCGTGTCCACACAAGTCTGGTTGTTGTCCTGATCATCACAATCACTTCTACACTATTAGTTGTTGCTTTCTTCCTCTACAAGAAGtctcctcctcccttacctACCTTTGAAAATCCTCTCTATTTCAACAATGAACAATCTCAGCCTGATGTGGTCGACACCAATAAAATGATAGAGAATGCGGAAAATCCTGACCCTATTTTAACTCTGTGATTTAGATTACAGCAGAATTTAGAGGAGCATTACATTATCATAGACATTACattttgatgcttttttttactaTTCAGTTATTTAACAATATGTTACTAAGTGTGAGTTTCAGTGGAGTTGGCAAAGTCTAACCTCATGGAACAGAACAATTTAGGCTCTAGGATGTCTCAGAGAAGATGATTAGAATTTGATTATGTTGTTTTATCTATGATTGAATGTACATAATTGCTACAGTTGATGCTGTTCACTGCttgaaatgtataaaaaatcTCCCAGATTGCCActgttaaataaacaataacttTGGAATTATTTGAAAAATATCTGATATTTCTTCTAAAAAGATTCAGCCACTCTCTATATTCTCTCTCTATATTGCCAAAGGTATACAAAAGGGTGCATCTCAATAAATTTGAATATTGTAGAAAGTTAATTTATTTCAGTAGTTTAATTAACTTTAAAAAAGACTTTAATtaactttaaaaaagtgaaactCCTATATTATATACATTCACTAGACACTGAGTAAAATATTTCAAGCATGTCTTTTGATTGTGATGATTTATAGTTTACACTTAATGAAAAcagctctggcttcctcccacattttaaagacatgtcactctaaattgcctgtaggtgtgtgtgtgagtgtgaatggttgtcttgTCTCTATGTTGCCCTACGATGGACTGGTTACTAGTGATGTTACATCTGACACTGAAGCCCAGAGACATGTATCAAGTAAAAGGGGCGTGTCCAAATGAAGCCTGTGTCGAAGCCTGTATGGTTTGTCACAATATCACGTGACCAACAGAAATCGAGGCCCCATTTCTCTGCAATCACTTGACTGCCTTGTTTTGTGATTCCACAATTTGAATTTCTGAAAAAGGCTCGAGAAATACCGACAGTGTTTAGCGTGATTGTATCAGGAAATGGAGCcatcaaaaaagaaaaggatgTCAGCAATTTGCAATATTGTtcctaaataaaaatataaatcaatAAACCCCCCCAAACCCGAATCTCCCAGTCACACAAGCACttctgtaatatatatataattagaaatagaaaaataattataaatataaatattaattaaaacacAGGTTTATTTATACCACATTCAGGGtagatttattttgtttctttttatcttTACAATGCCtcataaaggaattctgataaACCTTAAAACATTTTATCACAGTTAGGGATTGCTTTTCATCAAATGACCAGCAGATGTCAGTACTCCCAAATGAGCTGTTAAATGGGGCTTTGTTTGATCAGCCTTTTAGTGAAGCAATTGTACTGAAAGATTCGATACGCTCACAGGGCTTCATTATAACATCACTACTGGTTACCTCTCCAGTGTGTACcacgcctctcacccgtagttaGCAGATTTCCAGCTGTAACACAGAACTTATTTTCCACACCTTGCAAAGTCTCCCAAAATAATTGAATGGGTTTTGATTGACAAGCCTCTCAAGTCTGCAGTTAtccctgttgtttgtttttctaccaCACTTTGCCCTCCCACTCAACTTTCTAATAGTATGTTTGGATACAGcactctgtgaacagccagcgtCTTTAGCATTAACCTTTTGTGGTTACCCTCCTCAATGACTGTCTTCAGAACATCTGTCAATTTAGCAGTTTTTCCCAGGAGGTATTTTCTGTTAATTAGCTGATTGGAGTGTGACACTATTACAATATTGACCTATTTCcacaatattatattttttgagagacttattttgtagtttttttttattaactgtaAGCCATAATCAAATCAATCACAAACAAAAAGAATGCTCTAAATATTTCCACAATGTTCTAAACTGAGATGCAGCTGTATGTTTTTACAAACAGTGAAATTTAGGGTTATGTAGGCCACTAACTCCAGCTTGAGTCTCACTCAAAAAGTGAGTCTCCATAAactaatattaaaatattcaactttacagcagagcaAAGGTTTTTACCTATTATACTTAGGCTCAAATTATTAACGACCCAAAGCTCTATGCCCTATTATTAAAT
This sequence is a window from Parambassis ranga chromosome 17, fParRan2.1, whole genome shotgun sequence. Protein-coding genes within it:
- the mrc1b gene encoding macrophage mannose receptor 1b isoform X2 translates to MMSTALRLIGRMLTLWITLSAFVLFIPASQCSTTDDSQFSLINKATGFCLLKKFTRCLDIRWTTGNRLFVVTTKKCLGAQGKSVGSEVNLYDCDDKSELQKWECKNETLLALKGNELYIEMKSDESLALTKITGPNNHFTITGTASGACKRTYRELYTIEGNAFGKICMFPFMYKDRWYGDCTTFDSSTKRAWCAVETKYEREQWGYCPTSSTDHWAKNIVTGAYYQLNTQSALTWPQAAASCKQQTASLVSIIDPNEQAFVSALLGSGKNKLWLGLVLDTEHGWQWSDGRPFRYLRWDVGHPVPNPGYNCALLDTTGQYSWQTSSCAKKLGYICYKDGTPPAPPQIEQGFCSRPWIPYNGHCFHLQRVLQTWSDAQRECRKEGGDLVSIRNVEDQSFVISQLGYSSTDELWIGLNDRKTEGLFDWNDHSTVSFTSWEFGKPSVSTDGEDCVLIRGENGNWVDRSCDEKHGFICMKQSSTESTGDEVEMDLGCKSGWKRHGSYCYFVGTETKTFDDANNDCKTSGSYLADVANGVDNSFLVSLVGLRPEKHFWLGLSNQKNIDVFEWTNSGAVTFTHWNAQMPGYQQGCVAMTSGVLAGLWDLLPCTNKEKYVCKHLAEGAVITVPPPTETPPKCAEGWNRVGTRNVCSKFFTGPRSHEKTWFEARDYCKAIGGDLLSIHSSADLLVGRGGKAWIGLHIPESSTGFVWSDGSPVNFQHWQEGEPNNFNNAESCAEFVIHNWDEEGSWNDLNCESFNDWLCQIRAGVTPNPPPNNTMTEFNTTADGWLEWRGNQYFINRMSKSMEEARHYCQQRHGDLASINSKDENVFLWKQISRNYGSYYIGLSVELDGSFWWMDGTPVSFQRWDENQPDSNAFDENCVHMNYHMGFWHTTNCGRELQSICKRRNAPPANTTVAPTVPPKGGCPLTWTQFGSKCYNIISDRKATWEEARTQCINMRGNLVSIPTRHVQAFLTTKMADGISTDLWIGLNSLKQDGFYWTDGKSRQYTNWGYSKHQRRPGTFYQRWNEEDCVVITSSPSSGIGKWFIRSCNDTNGFICHKNLDPNSQSQPDAIDPNIYVRLGNDSIKVLSQNLTWDDAMRQCEGEKANLASLRNEWTQAYIELLSMKLKAPLWIGLNKQKTGYFRYVDGWHLNFASWGEFEPTRDKPCVYVDVDGKWRTAYCNQTMKSVCMQSTDVAPTESTIFPGRCPEDTSAEYFQSYTWLPFKGHCYLFITDEIEWADAASSCVRHGGMLASIEDPSEQQFLKSNVEIFQDSHTSFWIGLYKTYKGTWLWLDKTVMDYSNWAPDEPDSDYGSIRTSDGAWSSGRRWHDRSYICKTPKVITQDPDSKPEPNKQDPRSRVHTSLVVVLIITITSTLLVVAFFLYKKSPPPLPTFENPLYFNNEQSQPDVVDTNKMIENAENPDPILTL
- the mrc1b gene encoding macrophage mannose receptor 1b isoform X1; its protein translation is MMSTALRLIGRMLTLWITLSAFVLFIPASQCSTTDDSQFSLINKATGFCLLKKFTRCLDIRWTTGNRLFVVTTKKCLGAQGKSVGSEVNLYDCDDKSELQKWECKNETLLALKGNELYIEMKSDESLALTKITGPNNHFTITGTASGACKRTYRELYTIEGNAFGKICMFPFMYKDRWYGDCTTFDSSTKRAWCAVETKYEREQWGYCPTSSTDHWAKNIVTGAYYQLNTQSALTWPQAAASCKQQTASLVSIIDPNEQAFVSALLGSGKNKLWLGLVLDTEHGWQWSDGRPFRYLRWDVGHPVPNPGYNCALLDTTGQYSWQTSSCAKKLGYICYKDGTPPAPPQIEQGFCSRPWIPYNGHCFHLQRVLQTWSDAQRECRKEGGDLVSIRNVEDQSFVISQLGYSSTDELWIGLNDRKTEGLFDWNDHSTVSFTSWEFGKPSVSTDGEDCVLIRGENGNWVDRSCDEKHGFICMKQSSTESTGDEVEMDLGCKSGWKRHGSYCYFVGTETKTFDDANNDCKTSGSYLADVANGVDNSFLVSLVGLRPEKHFWLGLSNQKNIDVFEWTNSGAVTFTHWNAQMPGYQQGCVAMTSGVLAGLWDLLPCTNKEKYVCKHLAEGAVITVPPPTETPPKCAEGWNRVGTRNVCSKFFTGPRSHEKTWFEARDYCKAIGGDLLSIHSSADLLVGRSGGKAWIGLHIPESSTGFVWSDGSPVNFQHWQEGEPNNFNNAESCAEFVIHNWDEEGSWNDLNCESFNDWLCQIRAGVTPNPPPNNTMTEFNTTADGWLEWRGNQYFINRMSKSMEEARHYCQQRHGDLASINSKDENVFLWKQISRNYGSYYIGLSVELDGSFWWMDGTPVSFQRWDENQPDSNAFDENCVHMNYHMGFWHTTNCGRELQSICKRRNAPPANTTVAPTVPPKGGCPLTWTQFGSKCYNIISDRKATWEEARTQCINMRGNLVSIPTRHVQAFLTTKMADGISTDLWIGLNSLKQDGFYWTDGKSRQYTNWGYSKHQRRPGTFYQRWNEEDCVVITSSPSSGIGKWFIRSCNDTNGFICHKNLDPNSQSQPDAIDPNIYVRLGNDSIKVLSQNLTWDDAMRQCEGEKANLASLRNEWTQAYIELLSMKLKAPLWIGLNKQKTGYFRYVDGWHLNFASWGEFEPTRDKPCVYVDVDGKWRTAYCNQTMKSVCMQSTDVAPTESTIFPGRCPEDTSAEYFQSYTWLPFKGHCYLFITDEIEWADAASSCVRHGGMLASIEDPSEQQFLKSNVEIFQDSHTSFWIGLYKTYKGTWLWLDKTVMDYSNWAPDEPDSDYGSIRTSDGAWSSGRRWHDRSYICKTPKVITQDPDSKPEPNKQDPRSRVHTSLVVVLIITITSTLLVVAFFLYKKSPPPLPTFENPLYFNNEQSQPDVVDTNKMIENAENPDPILTL